In the Manis javanica isolate MJ-LG chromosome 12, MJ_LKY, whole genome shotgun sequence genome, one interval contains:
- the LOC108397009 gene encoding uncharacterized protein, which translates to MAARRLRCPRRSLRETRRRRRGPPPLRSAPGRAGGPGERARAEEAEAGMGGREGGKEGEGGGGGPAPHMKPAGAARERGWPELARVGAERRRPHAPPPAPASASRPRRTRPGRPVRRVCAPLPRRRPTPPSGQSARGGRGVEPAAPAQDPRARTPGFQDSTSGFFKNFQRFIYKLLHAHLRTNTICIQNRTVCKLNGVILENLLAEIQVVTLPQLAANQLRLTSHE; encoded by the exons ATGGCCGCCCGGAGGCTCCGCTGCCCCAGACGCAGTCTGCGTGAgacgcggcggcggcggcggggaccCCCGCCCCTGCGGTCAGCGCCCGGCCGGGCAGGGGGCCCCGGGGAGCGGGCGCGGGCGGAGGAGGCGGAGGccgggatgggagggagggagggagggaaggaaggggagggagggggcggaGGCCCGGCGCCTCACATGAAGCCGGCCGGCGCTGCGCGGGAGCGCGGGTGGCCCGAGCTTGCGCGGGTAGGCGCGGAGCGCCGGCGGCCCcacgccccgcccccagccccggcCTCGGCCTCCCGCCCCCGCCGGACGCGCCCCGGCCGGCCGGTCCGCCGCGTCTGCGCGCCCCTCCCTCGGCGGCGTCCCACGCCCCCTTCCGGCCAGAGCGCGCGGGGCGGGCGTGGTGTGGAGCCCGCGGCCCCCGCCCAGGACCCCAGGGCGA GGACACCTGGATTCCAGGATTCAACAAGTGGATTCTTCAAAAACTTTCAAAGATTTATTTACAAG CTCCTCCATGCCCATCTCAGAACAAACACAATCTGCATTCAGAACAGGACCGTTTGCAAGTTGAATGGAGTTATTTTGG AGAACCTTCTAGCAGAAATACAAGTGGTTACTCTTCCACAACTTGCTGCAAATCAGTTAAGGCTTACATCTCATGAATGA